Proteins from one Chloroflexota bacterium genomic window:
- a CDS encoding methyltransferase domain-containing protein, translating into MSDPLPPSVAIQRALGRYRGQSLGIRGFVLARHILAPLARVLDAMPPAGRLLDVGCGHGLFANALALGSLERDVLGVDPSGAKIAVARASAAGLPNARFQKGLVQDVQEDGFDGISILDVLYLLPVEEKLAILRACRERISPNGVLVLKTNDTRPPWKYRVARLQEQVMTGLGLTLSHGDLHFLSREQNAGLLELAGFQPRIVDLNNWLPYPHVMFVSRPV; encoded by the coding sequence AGGCCGGTATCGCGGCCAATCGCTCGGAATTCGAGGGTTCGTGCTGGCCCGCCACATCCTGGCGCCGCTGGCCCGAGTGCTCGACGCGATGCCGCCTGCTGGCCGGCTGCTGGATGTCGGCTGCGGCCACGGCCTGTTCGCCAACGCGCTGGCGCTCGGATCGCTAGAGCGCGACGTGCTCGGCGTGGACCCGTCAGGAGCCAAGATCGCCGTGGCGCGTGCCAGCGCGGCCGGGCTGCCCAACGCGCGCTTCCAGAAGGGCCTCGTCCAGGACGTGCAGGAGGACGGCTTCGACGGCATCTCGATCCTCGACGTGCTGTACCTGCTGCCCGTCGAGGAGAAGCTGGCGATCCTGCGGGCCTGCCGCGAGCGGATCTCGCCGAACGGCGTGCTGGTGCTCAAGACCAACGACACTCGTCCGCCCTGGAAGTACCGCGTGGCCCGACTGCAAGAGCAGGTGATGACGGGCCTAGGCCTGACGCTCAGCCACGGCGACCTGCACTTCCTGAGCCGCGAACAGAACGCCGGGCTGCTGGAGCTGGCCGGATTCCAGCCCCGCATCGTCGATCTCAACAACTGGCTGCCGTACCCGCACGTGATGTTCGTGAGCCGGCCGGTATGA
- a CDS encoding glycosyltransferase — translation MTRLSVVIAAYNEEKVIADTVERVGAYLEATPDPELIIVDDGSRDRTREIVTALTGRFPFLRLVENDRNRGKGYSIKHGIMESRGEYVLFTDADLVFPIEGVEPFVKALEQGADVAIASRRHPGTLFALHPRHFSYIYQRYLIGGTYINVVNRILKLGVSDTQAGFKCMRGEAARNIYARTTLFDFAFDVEALFIARQLGYRITELPVYFLYLGEQSSVQLVKDSVLMLYDLWKIRQNGRRGVYLRASCEASGR, via the coding sequence ATGACACGGCTGTCGGTCGTCATCGCCGCCTACAACGAAGAGAAGGTGATCGCCGATACGGTCGAGCGGGTCGGCGCATACCTCGAAGCGACGCCCGATCCCGAGCTGATCATCGTCGATGACGGCAGCCGCGACCGCACCCGAGAGATCGTCACCGCGCTGACGGGCCGCTTCCCGTTCCTGCGCCTGGTGGAGAACGACCGCAATCGCGGCAAGGGCTACTCGATCAAGCACGGCATCATGGAGTCGCGCGGGGAGTATGTGCTCTTCACCGACGCCGACCTGGTGTTCCCGATTGAGGGCGTCGAGCCGTTCGTCAAAGCCCTGGAGCAGGGCGCGGACGTGGCCATCGCCTCGCGGCGGCACCCTGGTACGCTGTTCGCGCTGCACCCGCGCCATTTCTCGTACATCTACCAGCGGTACTTGATCGGCGGCACCTACATCAACGTGGTCAACCGCATCCTGAAGCTCGGCGTCTCGGACACCCAGGCCGGCTTCAAGTGCATGCGGGGCGAGGCCGCCCGGAACATCTACGCCCGCACCACCCTCTTCGATTTCGCTTTTGACGTGGAAGCGCTGTTCATCGCGCGGCAGCTTGGCTACCGCATCACCGAGCTACCCGTCTACTTCCTCTACCTTGGCGAGCAGAGCAGCGTCCAGTTGGTCAAGGACTCCGTCCTGATGCTGTACGACCTCTGGAAGATCCGCCAGAACGGTAGGCGCGGCGTCTACCTGCGTGCCTCGTGCGAAGCGTCCGGTCGCTAG
- a CDS encoding transcriptional repressor produces MADATQIIGQLTKEGHRLTTPRQAIIKMVAPRQDHFSAQEVWEDVRSRHRGIGRATVFRTLDLLTELGVLNRIHTGDGCHRYTVCETKHHHHLMCVSCGTVLPLEAAGIEGQIRKMAAEAGFDLLTHHLELVGRCAACRERGVDVSASITASH; encoded by the coding sequence GTGGCTGATGCAACGCAGATCATTGGACAACTGACCAAGGAAGGGCATCGCTTGACCACTCCGCGCCAGGCCATCATCAAGATGGTCGCGCCACGCCAGGACCACTTCAGCGCCCAGGAAGTCTGGGAGGATGTGCGGTCGCGGCACCGCGGCATCGGCCGAGCGACGGTGTTCCGCACGCTCGACCTGCTGACCGAGCTTGGCGTGCTCAACCGTATTCACACCGGCGACGGCTGCCACCGCTACACCGTCTGCGAGACGAAGCACCATCATCACCTGATGTGCGTCTCGTGCGGCACGGTCCTGCCGCTTGAGGCGGCCGGCATCGAGGGGCAGATCCGCAAGATGGCCGCCGAGGCCGGCTTCGACCTGCTGACCCACCATCTTGAGCTGGTCGGGCGGTGCGCGGCCTGCCGCGAGCGTGGCGTGGACGTCTCCGCCAGCATCACGGCGTCGCACTAA
- a CDS encoding metal ABC transporter ATP-binding protein: MSGPKRRPAEVPLAVDLRDVAAGYRGHRALNEVTLQAPRGTMMAIVGPNGGGKSTLLKLLLGLLPPWTGEARVLGQRPSDARKRIGYVPQTGSGDWRFPATVGEVVMMGRYGRLGWLRRPGNVDWQLVRDALDRVGMGDRIDRQVGELSGGQQQRVFFARALVQEPELLLLDEPLAGVDALTERDIYHLLRHLSDRGVTSLLTTHNLSSVAEQFDLVAFVNRRIVAVGRPEDVFNEANLRATYGPRMALVRVGDRYYAIDVGSHAEVVGVGDA, from the coding sequence ATCTCCGGTCCGAAACGCCGGCCGGCTGAGGTCCCGCTGGCCGTCGATCTGCGGGACGTCGCGGCCGGTTACCGAGGCCATCGGGCGCTGAACGAGGTCACCCTCCAGGCCCCGCGCGGCACGATGATGGCGATTGTCGGGCCGAACGGCGGCGGCAAGTCCACGCTGCTCAAGCTGCTGCTGGGCCTGCTGCCGCCCTGGACCGGCGAGGCGCGCGTCCTGGGCCAGCGACCGTCAGACGCCCGCAAGCGCATCGGGTACGTGCCGCAGACCGGCTCCGGCGACTGGCGCTTCCCGGCCACCGTCGGCGAGGTCGTCATGATGGGGCGGTACGGTCGGCTCGGGTGGCTGCGCCGGCCGGGCAACGTTGACTGGCAGCTCGTCCGCGACGCGTTGGATCGCGTCGGCATGGGCGACCGGATCGACCGGCAGGTGGGGGAGTTGTCTGGTGGCCAGCAGCAGCGCGTCTTCTTCGCGCGGGCGCTGGTGCAGGAACCGGAGCTGTTGCTGCTCGACGAGCCGCTGGCCGGCGTGGACGCGCTGACCGAGCGCGACATCTACCACCTGCTGCGCCACCTGAGCGACCGTGGCGTCACCTCGCTGCTGACCACCCACAACCTGTCGAGCGTGGCCGAGCAGTTCGACCTCGTGGCGTTCGTCAATCGGCGCATCGTGGCGGTCGGCCGGCCTGAGGACGTGTTCAACGAGGCCAACCTGCGCGCCACCTACGGTCCCCGGATGGCGCTGGTGCGCGTCGGGGATCGGTACTACGCCATCGACGTGGGCAGCCACGCCGAGGTCGTGGGCGTCGGCGATGCTTGA
- a CDS encoding metal ABC transporter permease: MLDLPRLLLDPFLFPFMQRALAATLIVGVLCAVVGAFVVWKGLSFVGDALAHASFAGVAVAFVGGANIYLGAAVAAVATSLLIAFLSRTARISSDTAIGVLFAFAFSLGIVIISRVQNYTVDLFAYLFGNVLGVGFDDLALISIAGGLVLLTIFLVYKELFFVAFDPVMAEASGLPVGVLQYLLLAMIGVTVVVAMRAVGIVLVVAMLVTPAATASLLTRRFHRIMLMGAVISAVSSIAGLYLSFYANVASGGAIVLVSTTIFLVVLAAVVLRDRARPHTVAPAGEVPA, from the coding sequence ATGCTTGATCTGCCCCGCCTGCTCCTCGATCCGTTCCTGTTTCCCTTCATGCAGCGCGCACTGGCCGCCACGTTGATCGTCGGGGTGCTCTGCGCGGTGGTCGGGGCGTTCGTGGTCTGGAAGGGCCTGTCGTTCGTGGGCGATGCGCTGGCGCACGCCTCGTTCGCCGGCGTGGCGGTGGCGTTCGTCGGCGGCGCGAACATCTACCTTGGCGCGGCGGTCGCGGCGGTCGCGACCTCCCTGCTGATCGCCTTTCTCAGCCGGACGGCCCGCATCAGCTCGGACACAGCGATTGGCGTCCTGTTCGCCTTCGCCTTCTCGCTGGGCATCGTCATCATCAGCCGCGTCCAGAACTACACCGTCGATCTGTTCGCCTACCTGTTCGGCAACGTGCTGGGCGTGGGCTTCGACGACCTGGCCCTGATCTCGATCGCCGGCGGCCTCGTCCTGCTGACGATCTTCCTGGTCTACAAGGAGCTGTTCTTCGTCGCCTTCGACCCGGTGATGGCCGAGGCGAGCGGGCTGCCGGTCGGTGTGCTTCAGTACCTGCTGCTGGCGATGATCGGCGTCACGGTGGTCGTGGCGATGCGGGCGGTCGGGATCGTGCTGGTGGTGGCGATGCTCGTCACGCCGGCGGCGACGGCGTCCCTGCTGACGCGCCGCTTCCACCGGATCATGCTGATGGGCGCGGTGATCTCGGCCGTGTCGTCGATTGCCGGGCTGTACCTGTCGTTCTACGCCAACGTCGCCTCGGGCGGGGCCATCGTGCTGGTCAGCACCACCATCTTCCTGGTCGTGCTGGCGGCGGTCGTGCTGCGGGACCGCGCCCGACCGCACACCGTGGCGCCGGCTGGCGAGGTTCCAGCCTGA
- a CDS encoding DUF1232 domain-containing protein — translation MFGKFSLLSQLWRSARLTYRLLRDSRVPLLAKVVFYATAIYVVSPLDFAPDWIPVLGQGDDLVAILAGLNLFFRACPSWIVKEHEADLDGRLPESGDAERRARPGETIDGAYRRVA, via the coding sequence ATGTTCGGCAAGTTCTCGCTCCTGTCGCAGCTCTGGCGCTCTGCGCGGCTAACCTATCGCCTGCTGCGCGATTCGCGGGTGCCGCTGCTGGCGAAGGTCGTCTTCTACGCCACGGCGATCTACGTGGTGTCGCCGCTCGACTTCGCGCCAGACTGGATTCCGGTGCTCGGGCAGGGCGACGATCTCGTCGCGATTCTGGCCGGTCTGAACCTGTTCTTCCGGGCCTGCCCGTCCTGGATCGTCAAGGAGCACGAGGCGGACCTGGACGGCCGGCTGCCCGAGTCCGGCGACGCCGAGCGGCGCGCGCGGCCCGGCGAGACCATCGACGGAGCGTATCGGCGGGTGGCTTGA
- a CDS encoding glycosyltransferase encodes MRRWHAGVVLLGLLQAAAASRVIRRLRAGPCGPSISAGARIQPGAVSVVVPVLNEALRLEPCLEGLLAQDATVREILVVDGGSEDGTEGLVRAVAHRDPRVRLLDSAPIPPDWNGKAWGLEVGRRAASAASPWLLTIDADVRPRAGLAAGLVARALADRVVTASVATVQDVSGPALGLLHPACLTTLVYRLGRPGRVARYRGEVQANGQCQLLDREALRAAGGFGVARASRCEDVTIARTLVVSGGLAAFYETDGLVSVRMYDRWHEAWNGWTRSLPLRDRYTPWSSLVGLAEVTLAQGLPLPLLALLLGRGPGARGDTACRLLVALNVLLLVLRVGVLVGIRRAYSAPPWTFWLAPLADFPVALRLWASILKRRHTWRGRPLVTGVHS; translated from the coding sequence ATGCGACGATGGCATGCGGGCGTCGTCCTACTCGGCCTCCTGCAGGCAGCGGCAGCGTCGCGGGTGATTCGTCGGCTGCGGGCGGGTCCATGCGGGCCGTCCATCTCCGCGGGCGCACGCATCCAGCCGGGCGCGGTCAGCGTCGTGGTCCCGGTCCTGAACGAAGCCCTGCGGCTCGAGCCGTGCCTGGAAGGGCTGCTGGCACAGGACGCGACCGTCCGCGAGATCCTGGTGGTGGACGGCGGCTCTGAGGACGGCACCGAGGGGCTGGTGCGGGCGGTCGCCCATCGTGATCCTCGGGTGCGACTGCTGGACTCCGCGCCGATCCCGCCCGACTGGAACGGCAAGGCCTGGGGGCTGGAGGTCGGACGGCGCGCCGCGAGCGCGGCCTCCCCCTGGCTGCTGACCATCGATGCCGACGTTCGCCCGCGTGCTGGATTGGCGGCCGGCCTCGTGGCGCGCGCCCTCGCCGACCGGGTCGTGACGGCCAGCGTCGCGACCGTGCAGGACGTCAGCGGCCCGGCGCTCGGGCTGTTGCACCCGGCCTGCCTGACGACCCTCGTCTACCGGCTCGGTCGGCCGGGCCGCGTGGCGCGGTACAGGGGCGAGGTGCAGGCGAACGGGCAGTGCCAGCTGCTCGACCGTGAGGCCCTCCGCGCGGCTGGCGGCTTCGGCGTCGCCCGCGCCTCCCGTTGCGAGGACGTGACCATCGCCCGGACGCTGGTCGTGTCGGGTGGGCTGGCCGCGTTCTACGAGACGGACGGGTTGGTCAGCGTCCGCATGTACGACCGCTGGCACGAGGCCTGGAACGGGTGGACCCGTTCGCTGCCACTGCGCGACCGCTATACGCCGTGGTCGAGCCTCGTCGGGCTGGCCGAGGTGACGCTGGCACAGGGCTTGCCGCTGCCGCTCCTGGCGCTGCTGCTGGGCCGTGGACCGGGTGCGCGCGGCGATACCGCGTGTCGTCTGCTAGTGGCCCTGAACGTGTTGCTGCTGGTGCTCCGCGTCGGCGTGCTGGTGGGCATTCGGCGGGCCTACTCCGCGCCGCCGTGGACATTCTGGCTGGCCCCGCTGGCCGATTTTCCTGTTGCGCTGCGCCTGTGGGCCAGTATCCTCAAGAGACGGCACACCTGGCGTGGCCGACCTCTTGTTACGGGAGTGCATAGCTGA
- a CDS encoding carotenoid biosynthesis protein — MSAARGLLVAHIVALVFGLIGMLVMIPNPWLWSGSPLLTSVFAASMEYAGALHIWLGAAVMLVYGLATVGPARTAIFFVASCAISLGFELLGTGTGWPFGAYEYTAGLGAKVLDRVPYTIPLSWFYMGFCSYLLASTILAQARAPRLGLSSVLFGGWLLMAWDLVLDPAMAHDSLPLKFWVWHQTGFYFGMPLQNLLGWIATGLAFMAVSRLLWQGDVRPGQAPAMIPFAVYVANVIWAMALSASVGLWGPILLATALGIAPALVALRDRLVLPGQGTPLPGPSGVSA; from the coding sequence ATGTCCGCTGCCAGAGGGTTGCTCGTCGCGCACATCGTTGCACTCGTGTTCGGCCTGATCGGCATGCTGGTCATGATCCCGAATCCGTGGCTCTGGTCGGGGAGTCCGCTGCTGACGTCGGTCTTCGCGGCCAGCATGGAGTACGCCGGGGCGCTGCACATCTGGCTCGGCGCAGCCGTGATGCTGGTCTACGGCCTGGCGACCGTCGGGCCAGCCCGAACGGCGATCTTCTTCGTGGCGTCCTGCGCCATCTCGCTCGGCTTCGAGCTGCTCGGGACCGGGACGGGCTGGCCGTTCGGCGCGTACGAGTACACCGCCGGCCTCGGCGCCAAGGTGCTCGACCGGGTGCCGTACACCATCCCGCTGTCCTGGTTCTACATGGGGTTCTGCTCGTACCTGCTGGCGTCAACCATCCTGGCGCAGGCGCGGGCGCCGCGCCTGGGACTCTCGAGCGTTCTCTTCGGCGGATGGCTGCTGATGGCCTGGGATCTCGTGCTGGACCCCGCGATGGCTCACGACAGCCTGCCGCTCAAATTCTGGGTCTGGCACCAGACCGGCTTCTACTTCGGGATGCCGCTGCAGAACTTGCTCGGGTGGATCGCGACTGGACTCGCGTTCATGGCCGTCAGCCGGCTGCTCTGGCAGGGCGATGTGCGGCCCGGACAGGCTCCCGCGATGATCCCCTTCGCCGTCTACGTCGCGAACGTCATCTGGGCGATGGCCCTCAGCGCGAGCGTCGGGCTGTGGGGACCGATCCTCCTGGCAACTGCCCTCGGGATCGCGCCGGCTCTCGTGGCGCTGCGGGATCGGCTCGTGCTGCCCGGCCAGGGGACGCCCTTGCCCGGACCGTCCGGTGTCTCCGCATAA
- a CDS encoding lycopene cyclase domain-containing protein: MMLGQWTYLVYELAWALPVILGQWALAHRTLRAYWRVVVPGIAIPTLYLCAADVLAIHIGIWSLHPELTLNIWLGGLPLEEGVFFLVTNVMVVQGIVMLVCKPPA, translated from the coding sequence CTGATGCTGGGGCAGTGGACGTATCTCGTGTACGAGCTAGCCTGGGCGCTGCCGGTCATCCTGGGGCAGTGGGCGCTGGCCCATCGGACGCTGCGGGCGTACTGGCGCGTGGTGGTCCCTGGCATCGCCATCCCCACGCTCTACCTGTGCGCTGCTGACGTCCTGGCCATCCACATCGGCATCTGGAGCCTCCATCCTGAGCTGACCCTCAACATCTGGCTAGGCGGGCTGCCGCTCGAAGAGGGCGTGTTCTTCCTGGTCACGAACGTCATGGTGGTGCAGGGGATCGTGATGCTGGTCTGCAAGCCGCCAGCCTGA
- a CDS encoding lycopene cyclase domain-containing protein: MTYGQFLLIFLVVPICMLTLLLHRHLTTGYLRVVGLMALAAFVYATPWDNLIVAQGVWTYDPQRVVGVILGWVPLEEYLFFLLQPLLSGLIVLALLVRTRRAAG, from the coding sequence GTGACGTACGGTCAATTTCTGCTGATCTTCCTGGTGGTCCCAATCTGCATGCTGACGCTGCTGCTGCACCGCCACCTGACGACGGGCTACCTGCGTGTGGTCGGGCTGATGGCGCTGGCGGCCTTCGTGTACGCGACGCCGTGGGACAATCTGATTGTCGCGCAGGGCGTCTGGACCTACGATCCGCAGCGTGTCGTCGGCGTCATTCTCGGCTGGGTACCCCTGGAAGAGTACCTGTTCTTCCTGCTCCAGCCGCTGCTGTCCGGCCTGATCGTCCTGGCCCTGCTCGTACGCACGCGGCGGGCCGCCGGCTGA
- a CDS encoding molybdopterin-dependent oxidoreductase, with translation MDDTASAVGVDPIPEADGDRRPRAAPRHADLAALASLLASALVAVGLDRPPPLEPLAAAIMEWTPVPVANWLLESFGAAGKPLALFGASAVWLATAGLLGAVASAGRLGRLALPAALLASALIGWVLTRAGGLPGVLTLVGGFWVVYGTLRGRRVRPAVAAGGVPHPIEPRRRALLAMAANASVLAVVSGLPVAASALRVRLFGRSSRPPLLAYAPPAARSSEFSLAGLTPEVTPLASFYLMSKNVADPVLTASAWSLGVHGRVRRSLSLSLDDLAAMPRTDQHVTMQCVSNPVGGPLWSATLFSGVRLADLLSLAEPLPDAAWVSFSAPDGHREQLSLDRALDPSILVAYGMGGDWLTPEHGFPARVLAAGLYGFRSVKWLAAVELLSQPRPGHWEERGWTAAEIHTTARVDLVQREPGGELLAAGVAFAGRRGVRAVEVRIADGAWQPAMLHLPPLGPAMWVQWRARLDAPTGRTARVEVRAIDGAGVPQDEAARGQFPNGATGLHGLSVTW, from the coding sequence GTGGATGATACGGCGTCGGCCGTGGGCGTCGATCCGATTCCTGAGGCGGACGGGGACCGCCGCCCGCGCGCTGCACCGCGTCACGCCGACCTGGCAGCGCTGGCCTCGCTGCTGGCGTCGGCGCTGGTGGCCGTGGGGCTGGACCGCCCTCCGCCCCTGGAGCCGTTGGCTGCCGCCATCATGGAATGGACGCCGGTGCCGGTCGCCAACTGGCTGCTGGAGTCGTTCGGCGCGGCCGGTAAGCCCCTGGCGCTGTTCGGGGCGTCGGCGGTCTGGCTCGCGACGGCGGGTCTGCTCGGAGCAGTGGCGTCGGCCGGACGGCTCGGGCGGCTGGCGCTGCCGGCTGCGCTGCTGGCGTCAGCGCTCATCGGGTGGGTGCTGACGCGGGCCGGAGGCCTGCCGGGCGTGCTGACGCTGGTGGGCGGCTTCTGGGTCGTCTACGGCACGCTCAGGGGACGGCGCGTCCGTCCAGCCGTGGCCGCCGGCGGCGTGCCACACCCGATTGAGCCACGCCGGCGGGCGTTGCTGGCGATGGCTGCGAATGCGTCGGTCCTTGCCGTCGTGAGTGGTCTGCCTGTCGCGGCGTCGGCCCTGCGGGTGCGCCTGTTCGGCCGGTCCTCGCGGCCACCGCTTCTTGCGTACGCACCGCCGGCCGCGCGCTCGTCCGAGTTCTCCCTCGCCGGGCTGACGCCGGAGGTGACGCCGCTGGCGTCGTTCTACCTGATGAGCAAGAACGTGGCCGATCCGGTGCTGACGGCGTCCGCCTGGAGCCTGGGCGTACATGGCCGGGTGCGGCGCAGCCTGAGCCTGTCGCTGGACGATCTCGCAGCGATGCCACGGACGGACCAGCATGTCACCATGCAGTGCGTCAGCAATCCGGTCGGCGGTCCACTCTGGAGCGCGACCCTTTTCAGCGGCGTGAGGCTGGCCGACCTGCTCTCGTTGGCCGAGCCGCTGCCGGACGCCGCCTGGGTCAGCTTCTCCGCTCCAGACGGCCACCGCGAGCAGCTGTCGCTCGACCGGGCGCTGGACCCATCGATCCTCGTCGCCTACGGCATGGGCGGCGACTGGCTCACGCCCGAGCATGGATTTCCGGCCCGCGTGCTGGCGGCCGGCCTGTACGGTTTCCGCAGTGTCAAGTGGCTGGCCGCCGTCGAGCTGCTGAGCCAGCCCCGCCCCGGCCACTGGGAGGAGCGAGGCTGGACGGCCGCCGAGATCCACACCACAGCCCGCGTCGACCTCGTGCAGCGGGAACCGGGCGGCGAACTTCTGGCGGCCGGCGTGGCGTTCGCAGGACGGCGGGGCGTACGGGCCGTCGAGGTGCGAATCGCGGATGGCGCATGGCAGCCGGCGATGCTCCATCTGCCGCCTCTCGGGCCGGCGATGTGGGTGCAGTGGCGGGCGCGCCTCGACGCCCCGACCGGTCGAACGGCGCGCGTCGAGGTGCGTGCCATCGACGGGGCCGGCGTGCCGCAGGACGAGGCGGCGCGCGGCCAGTTCCCGAACGGCGCGACCGGCTTGCACGGGCTGTCGGTCACATGGTGA
- a CDS encoding glycosyltransferase, which produces MVTGVRRWLPWLLLLVQALLALRSWWHYRSWPRLEALPESSDGAPLSPLPVAIVIPARDEAENLLLLLPSLLCLEPPPAEIVLVDDRSHDATAAVGRGFGIRVVQTSEPPAGWSGKNWACVVGAAQTTAPWLLFADADTWQAPGSLGAACACAEREAADLLSVFPQQECRTLWERLLLPFAFAQYLAAVNPRWAADDRASSALANGQYLLVRRALYDRVGRHAAVRTSLGEDVALARLARRAGGRVRVFRAESLVRVRMYRSLAGLQTGFRKFMVGYLLAEPVHGVQIVAATALAGLPLIRLVEWRLGRGSGRLAAASWVVGVAGAWPWARWFNAGWWTVVAQPLAYALFQVVALDSLVRWLLGIRVRWKDRDYPV; this is translated from the coding sequence ATGGTGACAGGCGTACGCCGCTGGCTGCCCTGGCTCCTGCTGCTGGTGCAGGCGCTGCTGGCGTTGCGCTCCTGGTGGCACTACCGCTCCTGGCCGCGGCTCGAAGCACTGCCCGAATCCAGCGACGGCGCTCCCCTCAGCCCGCTGCCAGTCGCCATCGTGATCCCGGCCCGCGACGAAGCAGAGAATCTGCTGCTCCTGCTGCCGTCCCTGCTCTGCCTGGAGCCGCCACCGGCCGAGATCGTACTGGTGGACGACCGCTCCCACGATGCCACGGCAGCCGTCGGCCGGGGGTTCGGGATTCGTGTGGTGCAGACCAGCGAACCGCCAGCGGGCTGGAGCGGCAAGAACTGGGCGTGCGTGGTCGGCGCGGCGCAGACAACCGCTCCCTGGCTCCTGTTCGCCGATGCTGACACCTGGCAGGCACCGGGGTCGCTCGGGGCAGCATGCGCGTGCGCCGAGCGTGAGGCAGCGGACCTTCTGAGTGTCTTCCCGCAACAGGAGTGTCGGACCCTCTGGGAGCGGCTGCTGCTGCCATTCGCCTTCGCGCAGTATCTGGCCGCCGTCAACCCGCGCTGGGCCGCCGACGACCGCGCGTCCTCGGCGCTGGCGAACGGCCAGTACCTGCTCGTGCGCCGCGCGCTCTACGACCGGGTCGGCCGTCATGCTGCCGTCCGGACCAGTCTGGGGGAGGACGTGGCGCTGGCGCGGCTGGCGCGGCGGGCGGGCGGACGCGTGCGCGTCTTCCGAGCGGAGTCGCTGGTCCGCGTGAGAATGTACCGGTCGCTGGCCGGGCTTCAGACCGGCTTCCGCAAGTTTATGGTGGGATACCTGCTGGCCGAACCAGTACACGGCGTGCAGATCGTCGCCGCGACCGCCCTGGCCGGGCTGCCGCTGATCCGACTGGTCGAGTGGCGGCTGGGGCGGGGGTCCGGGCGACTCGCCGCGGCATCCTGGGTCGTTGGCGTGGCAGGCGCGTGGCCGTGGGCGCGCTGGTTCAACGCTGGCTGGTGGACAGTTGTCGCGCAGCCGCTGGCCTATGCGCTGTTTCAGGTCGTGGCGCTCGACAGCCTGGTACGCTGGCTGCTCGGGATCCGGGTCCGCTGGAAGGACCGCGACTACCCCGTCTAG
- a CDS encoding DUF4349 domain-containing protein, whose protein sequence is MRARIVAILALLLTAALLTTTGCAASPSASPPRTAESAASAPKSAAAPAAPAPAAVSRPASGGANQPADQAQQNLPSLDRMIVRTVTMTIAVPNVQEAYNKVEALAAAQRGYLSGTRIRQEGDRTVADVTLRVPADPATYQATLDQLRALADRVIDEQSQAQDVTEEYVDLESRMRNLQATEQSLLALLGKATKVEDIINVQRELTNVRGQIEQIQGRKQALERRADMATITLTIRESATFTRPGWSAGSTFERAVNALGSALRVLAEFGIYALVFAPIWGGMLLLLWAFIMGIRWLSRRTARNWPPRPPVGPGGPAGPPA, encoded by the coding sequence ATGCGCGCTCGGATCGTCGCCATCCTCGCACTGCTGCTGACGGCAGCGCTGCTCACGACCACCGGCTGCGCTGCCAGCCCGAGCGCATCGCCGCCGCGCACCGCCGAGAGCGCCGCCAGCGCACCGAAATCGGCCGCTGCCCCGGCCGCCCCGGCGCCAGCAGCGGTTTCGCGTCCAGCCAGCGGCGGCGCGAACCAGCCGGCCGATCAGGCCCAGCAGAACCTGCCCTCGCTCGACCGCATGATCGTCCGCACCGTCACCATGACCATCGCCGTGCCGAACGTGCAGGAGGCCTACAACAAGGTCGAGGCGCTGGCGGCGGCCCAGCGCGGCTACCTGTCCGGCACCCGCATCCGCCAGGAGGGCGACCGGACGGTCGCCGATGTGACGCTCCGCGTGCCGGCCGATCCGGCCACCTACCAGGCCACACTCGATCAGTTGCGCGCCCTGGCCGACCGGGTCATCGACGAGCAGTCCCAGGCCCAGGATGTCACCGAGGAGTACGTTGACCTGGAGTCGCGGATGCGAAACCTCCAGGCGACCGAGCAGAGCCTGCTGGCGCTGCTCGGCAAGGCGACCAAGGTCGAGGACATCATCAACGTCCAGCGTGAGCTGACCAACGTGCGCGGCCAGATCGAGCAGATCCAGGGACGCAAGCAGGCCCTGGAGCGCCGCGCCGACATGGCGACCATCACCCTGACCATCCGCGAGTCGGCCACGTTCACCCGGCCCGGCTGGAGCGCCGGCTCGACGTTTGAGCGGGCCGTCAACGCGCTCGGGTCGGCGCTGCGCGTCCTGGCCGAGTTCGGCATCTACGCCCTGGTGTTCGCGCCGATCTGGGGCGGCATGCTGCTCCTGCTCTGGGCGTTCATCATGGGGATTCGCTGGCTGTCGCGACGCACGGCCCGGAACTGGCCCCCGCGCCCACCTGTCGGACCGGGCGGCCCGGCCGGCCCGCCCGCCTGA